The following are from one region of the Paramicrobacterium humi genome:
- a CDS encoding ABC transporter permease, which translates to MTSPSSPPELAARQAATKRQSGGNSLLRYVIVRFLLIIPTIFILVTLVFVLMRSTGDPITAALGGRLTHEQLAERIHAAGYDRPIIVQYVEYLGNVFRGDFGTTLSDHRPVTQILLTYGSATLELAVYAIIVALIIGIPFGMWAAYRRDKASDAVLRVLAILFYATPVFFAGMLLKLIFSVGLGWFPVSGRANTRTELAIQLMGDPSGIHIIDAIRLGDADAIGDVLSHAVLPALALGLLTAGVFLRLVRTNMIGTLSRDYVDAARSRGVSEFRLVSKHAYRPALIPIITVMGMQIALLLAGAVLTETTFEWKGLGFMLAQYLQARDFVAVQGIVVLLAVIVAVTNFIVDIVAALIDPRVRY; encoded by the coding sequence CTGACTTCCCCCAGCTCACCCCCAGAGCTCGCGGCTCGCCAGGCCGCGACGAAGCGCCAGTCGGGAGGCAACAGCCTCCTGCGCTACGTCATCGTGCGCTTCCTCTTGATCATCCCCACCATCTTCATCCTCGTGACGCTCGTGTTCGTGCTCATGCGATCCACCGGCGACCCGATCACGGCCGCCCTCGGCGGCCGGCTCACGCACGAGCAGCTCGCCGAGCGCATTCACGCCGCCGGCTATGACCGGCCCATCATCGTTCAGTACGTCGAATACCTCGGGAACGTGTTCCGCGGCGACTTCGGCACGACGCTGAGCGATCACCGCCCGGTCACCCAGATCCTGCTCACCTACGGCTCCGCGACCCTCGAGCTCGCCGTCTACGCGATCATCGTCGCGCTCATCATCGGCATCCCGTTCGGCATGTGGGCCGCCTACCGTCGCGACAAGGCCTCCGACGCGGTGCTGCGCGTCCTCGCGATCCTCTTCTACGCGACGCCCGTCTTCTTCGCGGGCATGCTGCTCAAGCTCATCTTCTCCGTGGGACTCGGCTGGTTCCCCGTCTCCGGCCGTGCGAACACGCGCACGGAGCTGGCCATCCAGCTGATGGGCGACCCGAGCGGCATCCACATCATCGACGCCATCCGGCTCGGCGACGCCGACGCGATCGGCGACGTGCTCAGCCACGCGGTGCTGCCCGCGCTCGCGCTCGGCCTGCTGACCGCCGGCGTCTTCCTGCGGCTCGTGCGCACGAACATGATCGGCACGCTCTCGCGCGACTACGTCGACGCGGCCCGGTCACGCGGTGTGAGCGAGTTCCGACTCGTCTCCAAGCACGCCTACCGACCTGCGCTCATCCCGATCATCACCGTCATGGGCATGCAGATCGCACTCCTGCTCGCGGGCGCCGTGCTGACCGAGACGACGTTCGAGTGGAAGGGACTCGGCTTCATGCTCGCCCAGTACCTGCAGGCGCGCGACTTCGTCGCCGTGCAGGGCATCGTCGTGCTGCTTGCCGTGATCGTGGCCGTGACGAACTTCATCGTCGACATCGTCGCAGCCCTCATCGACCCGAGGGTGAGGTACTGA
- a CDS encoding ABC transporter permease: MTVETTPRKPRLVDRLPIIRQLRQSVGIQRGMLVAGLAITVVFVLVAIFAPLLAPYGYSQLRDENGGFGAQQPPSAKHLLGTTVSGFDVLSRVIWGAQTGALVIIVAVILSIFAGVILGLVSGYFGGWLDRVLVVICDAIYAFPSLLLAIVMSIAISGGRSDMWAGIFAASISITVVFIPQYFRVIRAETVRIKAEAFVESAKVIGAGNVRIMYRHVFRNATRTLPLIFTLNASEAILTLAGLGFLGFGIEPTAASEWGYDLNKALSDVSSGIWWTSIPPGLAIVLTVLGVTLVGESLNDLADPRLRGRRAVSADAGEIAETSVVPGGSLDDAGQLAGTDTTGERP; this comes from the coding sequence ATGACCGTGGAGACAACCCCTCGCAAGCCGCGACTCGTCGACCGGCTGCCCATCATCCGGCAGCTGCGCCAGAGCGTCGGCATTCAGCGCGGCATGCTCGTCGCGGGCCTCGCCATCACCGTCGTCTTCGTGCTCGTCGCGATCTTCGCGCCGCTGCTCGCGCCGTACGGCTACAGCCAGCTGCGCGACGAGAACGGCGGCTTCGGCGCGCAGCAGCCGCCGAGCGCCAAGCACCTGCTCGGCACGACGGTCAGCGGATTCGACGTGCTCTCCCGCGTCATCTGGGGCGCGCAGACGGGTGCGCTCGTCATCATCGTCGCTGTCATCCTCTCGATCTTCGCCGGCGTGATCCTCGGCCTCGTCTCCGGGTACTTCGGCGGCTGGCTCGACCGCGTGCTCGTCGTGATCTGCGACGCGATCTACGCGTTCCCGTCGCTCCTGCTCGCGATCGTGATGTCGATAGCGATCTCGGGCGGCCGCTCCGACATGTGGGCCGGCATCTTCGCGGCATCCATCTCGATCACCGTCGTGTTCATCCCGCAGTACTTCCGGGTGATCCGCGCCGAGACGGTCCGCATCAAGGCGGAGGCGTTCGTCGAGTCGGCGAAGGTCATCGGCGCGGGGAACGTGCGCATCATGTACCGCCATGTGTTCCGCAACGCGACGCGCACGCTGCCGCTGATCTTCACCCTCAACGCGTCCGAGGCGATCCTCACCCTCGCCGGGCTCGGCTTCCTCGGCTTCGGCATCGAGCCGACCGCCGCCAGCGAGTGGGGCTACGACCTCAACAAGGCCCTCAGCGACGTCTCGAGCGGCATCTGGTGGACCTCGATCCCGCCGGGACTCGCGATCGTCCTCACGGTGCTCGGCGTCACCCTCGTCGGCGAGAGCCTCAACGACCTCGCCGATCCGCGACTGCGCGGCCGCCGGGCCGTGTCCGCCGACGCCGGTGAGATCGCCGAGACCTCCGTGGTCCCCGGCGGCAGCCTTGACGACGCCGGCCAGCTCGCCGGAACCGACACGACGGGAGAGCGCCCATGA
- a CDS encoding dipeptide ABC transporter ATP-binding protein produces the protein MSDVLQIRDLNVAFSSDAGAVRAVDGVSLEVRPREVLAIVGESGSGKTVTAKTILGLLPETATSSGAVLLRSKDGAHENDVISVPKHSLRRLRGEDVSMVFQEPSTALNPVYTVGWQIAEGLRAHDSKLGRKKAREMAIDVLRKVGIPDPESRVDYYPHQFSGGQKQRVVIAMALVLDPGLIVADEPTTALDVTVQAEILDLLRRCRDEFGASIVLITHNMGVVADLADRVVVMYQGKIVEENDARTLFAAPTHEYTKKLLGAVPRIGQAIATSRERQVTSDAAPVVRATDLRIQYPGRFGRPGFLAVDGVSFSIAPGEVVGLVGESGSGKTTIGRAIAGLTKVTGGSLQVLGTEMNGVKERQFRKLRQRIGFVFQDPASSFNPLLTIEECVAEPLRIHRREMSDADVTRRVDELLEAVQLPRSYGRRFPHELSGGQRQRASLARGLALDPELLIADEPTSALDVSVQERVLELFAELQAELGFASLFISHDLAVVDILSDRIAVLYHGRLVEEGTGAQVLGAPKDPYTQRLLASLPVPDPVEQAQRRQDLAQIVAAEKSADAQRG, from the coding sequence ATGAGCGATGTGCTCCAGATCCGCGACCTCAACGTCGCCTTCTCGTCCGACGCCGGCGCGGTGCGCGCCGTCGACGGGGTCTCCCTCGAGGTGCGTCCGAGAGAAGTGCTCGCCATCGTCGGCGAGTCCGGCAGCGGCAAGACAGTCACCGCGAAGACGATCCTCGGACTGCTGCCCGAGACCGCGACGAGCTCCGGCGCCGTGCTGCTGCGCAGCAAGGACGGCGCGCACGAGAACGACGTCATCTCCGTGCCGAAGCACTCGTTGCGCCGGCTGCGCGGCGAAGACGTCTCGATGGTCTTCCAGGAGCCGTCAACGGCCCTCAACCCCGTGTACACGGTGGGCTGGCAGATCGCGGAGGGCCTGCGCGCGCACGACTCGAAGCTCGGCCGCAAGAAGGCAAGAGAGATGGCGATCGACGTGCTGCGCAAGGTCGGAATCCCCGACCCGGAGTCGCGCGTCGACTACTACCCGCACCAGTTCTCGGGCGGCCAGAAGCAGCGAGTCGTCATCGCCATGGCGCTCGTGCTCGACCCGGGCCTGATCGTCGCGGATGAGCCGACGACCGCTCTCGACGTGACCGTGCAGGCTGAGATCCTCGACCTGCTGCGACGCTGCCGCGACGAGTTCGGCGCGTCGATCGTGCTCATCACCCACAACATGGGCGTGGTCGCCGACCTCGCCGACCGCGTCGTCGTGATGTACCAGGGCAAGATCGTCGAGGAGAACGACGCGCGAACGCTCTTCGCCGCTCCCACGCACGAGTACACGAAGAAGCTGCTCGGCGCGGTGCCGCGCATCGGGCAGGCGATCGCGACGAGCCGCGAGCGTCAGGTGACATCGGATGCCGCTCCCGTCGTGCGCGCGACCGACCTGCGCATCCAGTACCCGGGTCGCTTCGGCCGCCCCGGCTTCCTCGCCGTCGACGGCGTCTCGTTCTCGATCGCGCCGGGGGAGGTCGTGGGTCTCGTCGGCGAGTCCGGCTCGGGCAAGACCACGATCGGCCGCGCCATCGCCGGGCTCACGAAAGTGACCGGCGGCTCCCTCCAGGTGCTCGGCACCGAGATGAACGGCGTGAAGGAGCGACAGTTCCGCAAGCTGCGTCAGCGCATCGGATTCGTCTTCCAGGACCCCGCGTCGAGCTTCAACCCGCTCCTGACGATCGAGGAGTGCGTCGCCGAACCGCTGCGCATCCACCGCCGCGAGATGAGCGACGCCGACGTCACGCGACGCGTCGACGAGCTGCTCGAGGCCGTGCAGCTGCCGCGCTCGTACGGCAGGAGATTCCCGCACGAGCTCTCGGGCGGCCAGCGGCAGCGAGCGAGCCTCGCGCGCGGTCTCGCCCTCGACCCGGAACTGCTCATCGCTGACGAGCCGACGAGCGCGCTCGACGTGTCGGTGCAAGAGCGCGTGCTCGAGCTGTTCGCCGAGCTGCAGGCCGAGCTCGGCTTCGCCTCGCTGTTCATCAGTCACGACCTCGCGGTCGTCGACATCCTCTCCGACCGCATCGCCGTGCTCTACCACGGCCGACTCGTCGAGGAGGGAACAGGAGCGCAAGTGCTCGGAGCGCCGAAGGATCCGTACACGCAGCGACTGCTCGCGTCGCTTCCGGTTCCCGACCCCGTCGAGCAGGCTCAACGGCGGCAGGATCTCGCGCAGATCGTCGCGGCGGAGAAATCCGCCGACGCGCAGCGCGGCTGA
- a CDS encoding TerC family protein — protein MHPQLPLLFEIGSYVVLVLILIFDLLLVVKRPHIPSMKESALWVAFYVSLALVFAGLMFLFAGGDFAGEFLAGWLTEYSLSVDNLFVFVIIMTRFAVPKRYQQEVLMVGIIIALVFRGIFILAGAAIIEHFSAVFYIFGAFLLWTAWKQAFGENEDAEDGETRFTSFMRRKLNVSPEFHGSKLRTVVDGRKVWTPMVVVFLAIGTTDVMFAIDSIPAIFGITQSPFIVFTANIFALMGLRQLYFMLGGLLEKLEYLKYGIAFILAFIGVKLVFHALHVNEVPFINGGKSIEWIPEISTWLSLAVIVASMAVATIASLVKARRDDRNAQQLSGE, from the coding sequence ATGCATCCTCAGCTGCCGCTGCTGTTCGAGATCGGCTCATACGTCGTCCTCGTCCTGATCCTGATCTTCGACCTGCTGCTCGTGGTCAAGAGGCCGCACATTCCGTCGATGAAGGAGTCCGCCCTCTGGGTGGCGTTCTACGTGAGCCTCGCGCTCGTGTTCGCGGGGCTCATGTTCCTGTTCGCGGGAGGCGACTTCGCGGGCGAGTTCCTCGCCGGCTGGCTCACCGAGTACAGCCTGTCGGTAGACAACCTCTTCGTGTTCGTGATCATCATGACGCGCTTCGCCGTGCCCAAGCGGTACCAGCAGGAAGTGCTCATGGTTGGCATCATCATCGCGCTCGTCTTCCGCGGCATCTTCATCCTCGCGGGAGCGGCGATCATCGAGCACTTCAGCGCCGTGTTCTACATCTTCGGCGCGTTCCTGCTCTGGACGGCATGGAAGCAGGCCTTCGGCGAGAACGAGGATGCCGAGGACGGCGAGACGCGCTTCACGAGCTTCATGCGCCGCAAGCTCAACGTGTCGCCGGAGTTCCACGGCTCGAAGCTGCGCACCGTCGTCGACGGACGCAAGGTGTGGACGCCGATGGTCGTCGTGTTCCTCGCCATCGGCACAACCGACGTGATGTTCGCGATCGACTCGATCCCGGCGATCTTCGGCATCACGCAGAGCCCGTTCATCGTCTTCACCGCGAACATCTTCGCGCTCATGGGCCTGCGGCAGCTGTACTTCATGCTCGGCGGCCTGCTCGAGAAGCTCGAGTACCTCAAGTACGGCATCGCGTTCATCCTCGCGTTCATCGGCGTGAAGCTCGTGTTCCACGCCCTGCACGTCAACGAGGTTCCGTTCATCAACGGCGGCAAGTCGATCGAGTGGATCCCCGAGATCAGCACGTGGCTCTCGCTCGCGGTCATCGTCGCGTCGATGGCGGTCGCGACGATCGCGAGCCTCGTGAAGGCCCGCCGGGACGACCGAAACGCGCAACAGCTCTCCGGCGAGTGA
- the leuC gene encoding 3-isopropylmalate dehydratase large subunit, with amino-acid sequence MPQNTESVRTPRTLAEKVWDDHLVVKGEDGNPDLIYIDLHLVHEVTSPQAFDGLRMAGRTLRRPDLTIATEDHNTPTLAIDKPIADRTSRTQIHTLRNNAEEFGVRLHSLGDVEQGIVHVVGPQLGLTMPGITVVCGDSHTSTHGAFGAMAFGIGTSEVEHVMATQTLPLKPFKTMAINVEGTLRPGVTAKDIILAVIAKIGTGGGQGYVLEYRGSAIRSLSMEGRMTICNMSIEAGARAGMVAPDQTTYDYLKGRPHAPQGGDWDEAVAYWNTLATDEGAVFDAEVFLDADELEPFVTWGTNPGQGVSLSASIPEPSSFDDASARAAAERALEYMDLAPGTKLKDIAVDAVFMGSCTNSRIEDLRSFASIIRGKKKADGVRVMVVPGSARVRLEAEAEGIDKIVTDFGAEWRFAGCSMCLGMNPDQLAPGERCASTSNRNFEGRQGKGGRTHLVSPVVAAATAIRGTLSSPSDLEA; translated from the coding sequence ATGCCGCAGAATACTGAATCCGTCCGCACGCCACGCACCCTGGCCGAGAAGGTCTGGGACGATCACCTCGTCGTCAAGGGCGAGGACGGCAATCCCGATCTGATCTACATCGACCTGCACTTGGTGCACGAGGTCACGAGCCCGCAGGCCTTCGACGGCCTGCGCATGGCGGGGCGCACGCTGCGTCGCCCCGACCTGACGATCGCGACCGAGGACCACAACACGCCGACGCTCGCCATCGACAAGCCGATCGCCGACCGCACGAGTCGCACGCAGATCCACACGCTGCGCAACAACGCCGAGGAGTTCGGCGTGCGCCTGCACTCCCTCGGCGACGTCGAGCAGGGCATTGTTCACGTTGTCGGCCCCCAGCTCGGCCTCACGATGCCCGGCATCACTGTCGTCTGCGGCGACAGCCACACGTCGACCCACGGCGCGTTCGGCGCGATGGCGTTCGGCATCGGCACGAGCGAGGTCGAACACGTCATGGCGACGCAGACCCTGCCGCTCAAGCCGTTCAAGACCATGGCGATCAACGTCGAGGGCACGCTGCGGCCCGGAGTCACGGCGAAGGACATCATCCTCGCCGTCATCGCCAAGATCGGCACGGGCGGCGGACAGGGCTACGTGCTCGAGTACCGCGGCAGCGCCATCCGCTCCCTCTCCATGGAGGGACGCATGACGATCTGCAACATGTCGATCGAGGCCGGCGCCCGCGCCGGCATGGTCGCGCCCGACCAGACGACCTACGACTACCTGAAGGGCCGTCCGCACGCCCCGCAGGGCGGCGACTGGGACGAGGCCGTCGCCTACTGGAACACGCTCGCCACCGACGAGGGCGCCGTCTTCGACGCCGAGGTGTTCCTCGACGCCGACGAACTCGAGCCGTTCGTGACGTGGGGCACCAACCCCGGGCAGGGCGTGTCGTTGAGCGCCAGCATCCCGGAGCCCAGCTCGTTCGACGACGCCTCCGCGCGAGCCGCCGCCGAACGCGCCCTCGAGTACATGGACCTCGCACCAGGGACGAAACTCAAGGACATCGCTGTCGACGCCGTGTTCATGGGCTCGTGCACGAACAGCCGCATCGAAGACCTGCGCTCGTTCGCGAGCATCATCAGGGGGAAGAAGAAGGCTGACGGCGTTCGCGTCATGGTCGTCCCCGGCTCCGCTCGCGTGCGGCTCGAGGCGGAAGCGGAGGGGATCGACAAGATCGTCACCGACTTCGGCGCCGAATGGCGATTCGCCGGCTGCTCGATGTGCCTCGGCATGAATCCCGACCAGCTCGCTCCGGGTGAGCGCTGCGCGTCCACGAGCAACCGGAACTTCGAGGGACGCCAGGGCAAGGGTGGGCGCACCCACCTCGTCTCGCCCGTCGTCGCCGCGGCGACGGCGATCCGCGGAACCCTGTCGAGCCCGTCCGACCTGGAGGCCTGA
- the leuD gene encoding 3-isopropylmalate dehydratase small subunit, whose product MDKFTTVTGIAAPLKRSNVDTDQIIPAVYLKRVTKTGFEDALFAGWRQDPEFVLNQPEFAGASVLVAGPDFGTGSSREHAVWALRDFGFKVVISARFGDIFRGNSGKQGLLTAQVPEADVERLWAAIDADPSAEFTVDLESKTITVGDLQVAFDIDDYTRWRLLEGLDDIALTLRNEAEITAFEATRAGWRPKTLPAR is encoded by the coding sequence ATGGACAAGTTCACGACCGTCACCGGCATCGCCGCGCCGCTCAAGCGCTCGAACGTCGACACCGACCAGATCATCCCGGCCGTGTACCTCAAGCGCGTCACGAAGACCGGCTTCGAGGACGCTCTCTTCGCCGGCTGGCGCCAGGATCCCGAGTTCGTCCTCAACCAGCCCGAGTTCGCGGGAGCCTCCGTGCTCGTCGCCGGCCCTGACTTCGGCACGGGATCGAGCCGCGAGCACGCCGTGTGGGCATTGCGCGACTTCGGCTTCAAAGTCGTCATCAGCGCCCGATTCGGCGACATCTTCCGTGGAAACTCAGGCAAGCAGGGGCTGCTCACGGCGCAAGTTCCCGAAGCCGACGTCGAACGGCTCTGGGCCGCTATCGACGCGGACCCGAGCGCCGAGTTCACCGTCGATCTGGAGAGCAAGACGATCACGGTCGGCGACCTTCAGGTGGCTTTCGATATCGATGATTACACTAGGTGGCGCCTGCTCGAGGGACTCGACGACATCGCTCTCACGCTTCGGAACGAAGCCGAGATCACCGCGTTCGAAGCGACTCGTGCCGGGTGGCGGCCAAAGACATTGCCTGCCAGATAG
- the murA gene encoding UDP-N-acetylglucosamine 1-carboxyvinyltransferase has product MGLHSDTITIRGGRPLTGRIELKGAKNLVTKAMVASLLGETPSILKDVPDISDVRVVRGLLEVHGVKISDGEEEGELHLDPSAVETAHMADIDAHAGSSRIPILFCGPLLHRLGEAFIPDLGGCRIGDRPIDFHLDVLRTFGAVVEKLPSGIRMSAPGGLKGAKIELPYPSVGATEQVLLTAVRAAGITELRGSAIEPEIMDLINILQKMGAVISVDTDRVIRIEGVPELKGYDHRALFDRNEAASWAAAALATEGDIFVGGARQSEMLTFLNVYRKVGGGFDIHEDGIRFFHPGKPLNPVIIETDVHPGFMTDWQQPLVVALTKAEGVSIVHETVYENRFGFVDALVEMGATIQIHRECLGGQACRFGQRNFNHSAVISGPSKLHGADIVVPDLRGGFSHLIAALSAEGTSRVSNVGIISRGYEKFLSKLETLGADFTLEG; this is encoded by the coding sequence GTGGGACTGCACTCAGACACGATCACGATCAGAGGCGGGCGCCCGCTCACCGGTCGCATCGAGCTCAAAGGAGCGAAGAACCTCGTCACCAAGGCCATGGTCGCGTCGCTGCTCGGCGAGACCCCGAGCATCCTGAAGGACGTTCCCGACATCAGCGACGTCCGCGTCGTGCGAGGACTTCTCGAGGTTCACGGAGTCAAGATCAGCGACGGCGAGGAAGAGGGCGAACTGCACCTCGATCCCTCCGCCGTCGAGACGGCCCACATGGCCGACATCGACGCGCACGCGGGTTCGAGCCGCATCCCGATCCTGTTCTGCGGTCCGCTGCTGCACCGCCTCGGCGAGGCGTTCATCCCCGATCTCGGCGGATGCCGCATCGGCGACCGCCCGATCGACTTCCACCTCGATGTGCTGCGCACGTTCGGCGCCGTCGTCGAGAAGCTGCCGAGCGGCATCCGCATGTCGGCGCCGGGCGGGCTGAAGGGCGCGAAGATCGAGCTGCCGTACCCGAGCGTCGGCGCTACCGAGCAAGTGCTGCTCACGGCCGTTCGCGCGGCGGGCATCACGGAGCTGCGCGGGTCCGCGATCGAGCCTGAGATCATGGATCTCATCAACATCCTGCAGAAGATGGGCGCCGTCATCTCGGTCGACACAGACCGCGTGATCCGCATCGAGGGTGTTCCCGAGCTCAAGGGCTACGACCACCGCGCGCTCTTCGACCGCAACGAGGCGGCGAGCTGGGCCGCCGCCGCGCTCGCGACGGAGGGCGACATCTTCGTCGGCGGCGCACGCCAGTCCGAGATGCTCACGTTCCTCAACGTCTACCGGAAGGTCGGCGGCGGTTTCGACATCCACGAGGACGGCATCCGGTTCTTCCACCCGGGCAAGCCGCTCAACCCCGTGATCATCGAGACCGACGTGCACCCGGGCTTCATGACCGACTGGCAGCAGCCGCTCGTCGTGGCACTCACGAAGGCCGAGGGCGTGTCGATCGTGCACGAGACGGTGTACGAGAACCGGTTCGGCTTCGTCGACGCGCTCGTGGAGATGGGGGCCACCATCCAGATCCACCGCGAATGCCTCGGCGGGCAGGCGTGCCGATTCGGACAGCGCAACTTCAACCACTCGGCCGTGATCTCCGGTCCGAGCAAGCTGCACGGCGCCGACATCGTCGTTCCCGACCTGCGCGGGGGATTCTCGCACCTGATCGCCGCGCTCAGCGCCGAGGGAACCTCGCGCGTGTCGAACGTCGGAATCATCAGCCGCGGCTACGAGAAGTTCCTTTCCAAGCTCGAGACGCTCGGAGCAGACTTCACGCTCGAAGGATAA
- a CDS encoding lysophospholipid acyltransferase family protein, translated as MPHTPDDASPVPPTRNTEKSRPSVYWFLAAVILPLARLLMTIKIIDGQKLPKTGAFILAPNHYSEIDPIVIGIATWKMGRIPRFMAKASLFRIPFVGWLLTKAGQIPVEREGSTRGNGPIEAAGKLVDTGRGVIVYPEGTLTRDPDMWPMRGKTGAARMALTHGLPVIPVAHWGTQKVMARYAKKISLFPPKKVTIKVGDPIDLSAYRDRPIDSSTLNEVTTVIMNGITAQLEDIRGEKAPAERWDPAKHNQRETGRFES; from the coding sequence GTGCCACACACTCCTGACGACGCATCGCCGGTGCCGCCGACGCGCAACACCGAGAAGAGCCGACCCTCGGTCTACTGGTTCCTCGCCGCGGTGATCCTGCCGCTTGCGCGGCTGCTCATGACGATCAAGATCATCGACGGGCAGAAGCTGCCGAAGACCGGTGCGTTCATCCTCGCCCCCAACCACTACAGCGAGATCGATCCCATCGTGATCGGCATCGCGACGTGGAAGATGGGGAGAATTCCGCGCTTCATGGCGAAGGCGTCGCTCTTCCGCATCCCGTTCGTGGGCTGGCTGCTCACGAAGGCAGGTCAGATCCCCGTCGAGCGCGAGGGCTCCACGCGCGGCAACGGCCCGATCGAAGCCGCCGGAAAGCTCGTCGACACGGGACGCGGCGTCATCGTCTACCCGGAAGGCACGCTCACCCGCGACCCCGACATGTGGCCCATGCGCGGAAAGACCGGCGCCGCACGCATGGCGCTCACCCACGGGCTCCCCGTCATCCCCGTCGCGCACTGGGGAACCCAGAAGGTCATGGCGCGCTACGCCAAGAAGATCAGCCTCTTCCCGCCGAAGAAGGTGACGATCAAGGTCGGCGACCCGATCGACTTGTCCGCCTACCGGGATCGACCCATCGATTCGTCTACGCTCAATGAGGTGACGACCGTCATCATGAACGGCATCACCGCCCAGCTCGAGGACATCCGCGGCGAGAAGGCTCCCGCGGAGCGCTGGGACCCGGCCAAGCACAACCAGAGGGAGACGGGACGTTTTGAGTCGTAA
- a CDS encoding NAD(P)H-dependent glycerol-3-phosphate dehydrogenase produces the protein MSRKAAAGARVSVVGSGSWGTTFGKILADGGADVTMWSRRAEVARSITKSHRNQDYLPGITLPPSLTATHDLADAVAGASQVFVAVPSQTLRDNLVALRPMLAPGTIVISLMKGVERTSGLRMSQVMQQTLDWDPTLIAAASGPNLALEIAKEQPTAAVVSSQSLETAQAVALLARNRYFRTFVNTDVIGTEFGGVLKNLIAVAIGIVDGVGYGENTKASIVTRGLVEMTDFAVALGAQPETLSGLAGLGDLIATCQSPLSRNNTAGRLLGQGYSFAAVVKQMQQTAEGLASVAPVLEIADSVGVSMPIVQQVKQVLDGTLDPKDIAPHLTTTDTDEPQGERTTDDAKTAGGGAVWGALKRAFDQLRNGGGSAGSD, from the coding sequence TTGAGTCGTAAGGCAGCAGCCGGCGCCCGCGTGTCCGTCGTCGGCTCCGGCAGCTGGGGAACGACGTTCGGCAAGATCCTCGCCGACGGCGGCGCTGACGTCACGATGTGGTCGCGGCGCGCGGAGGTCGCTCGGAGCATCACGAAGTCCCACCGCAACCAGGACTACCTGCCCGGTATCACGCTTCCTCCGTCGCTGACCGCGACGCACGATCTCGCCGATGCCGTCGCCGGGGCCTCGCAAGTGTTCGTGGCGGTGCCGAGCCAGACCCTGCGCGACAACCTCGTCGCGCTTCGCCCGATGCTCGCTCCCGGGACGATCGTCATCTCGCTCATGAAGGGCGTCGAACGCACCTCGGGGCTGCGCATGAGCCAAGTGATGCAGCAGACGCTTGACTGGGATCCGACGCTCATCGCAGCGGCATCCGGTCCCAACCTCGCGCTCGAGATCGCGAAGGAGCAGCCGACGGCGGCCGTCGTGTCATCGCAGAGTCTCGAGACGGCGCAGGCCGTCGCTCTTCTCGCGCGGAACCGCTACTTCCGCACCTTCGTGAACACGGACGTGATCGGCACCGAGTTCGGCGGTGTGCTCAAGAACCTCATCGCCGTCGCGATCGGCATCGTCGACGGCGTCGGATACGGCGAGAACACGAAGGCGTCGATCGTGACGCGCGGCCTCGTCGAGATGACGGACTTCGCCGTAGCCCTCGGCGCGCAGCCCGAGACGCTCTCGGGACTCGCCGGCCTCGGCGACCTGATCGCGACGTGTCAGTCGCCGCTGTCGCGCAACAACACGGCGGGGCGGCTGCTCGGGCAAGGCTATAGCTTCGCCGCCGTCGTCAAGCAGATGCAGCAGACGGCGGAGGGGCTCGCCTCCGTCGCGCCCGTGCTCGAGATCGCCGACAGCGTCGGCGTGAGCATGCCGATCGTCCAGCAGGTCAAGCAAGTGCTCGACGGCACGCTCGACCCGAAGGACATCGCGCCGCATCTGACAACAACCGATACGGACGAACCGCAGGGGGAGAGGACGACCGATGACGCAAAGACTGCGGGTGGCGGTGCTGTTTGGGGGGCGCTCAAGCGAGCATTCGATCAGCTGCGCAACGGCGGCGGGAGTGCTGGGAGCGATTGA